One Epinephelus lanceolatus isolate andai-2023 chromosome 17, ASM4190304v1, whole genome shotgun sequence genomic window carries:
- the myofl gene encoding myoferlin isoform X2: protein MLRVIVESASGIPKKKLGNPDPIAGVVFRGEKKKTKAIDNELNPVWNEVLEFDLKGSPLDASSFINVVVKDYETIGKDKFIGSAKISLRDLASGHTKSLPSKNVPLLNEKQQPVGAAINLLIGYEPPASSTPDLNDQPDGDTAHVDGGGSDEGDEGDEGDTDVEGGGQSGSPGAPTSPSQPGKRRHKSVRLRSKRHRALANKPQDFQIRIRVIEGRQLPGNNIKPVVKVNVCGQTHRTRIRRGNNPFFDEMFFYNVNMLPSELFDESISLRVYDSFSLRADSLMGEFKLDIGYIYDEPAHAILRKWLLLSDPDDSSSGARGYLKVSIIVVGTGDEPPIERSDISEEQDDIESNLLVPAGVTMRSATLSLKIYRAEDMPQMDDAFIQTVKQVFGGEGDRKNLVDPYVEVSFAGKKLCTKIIEKNANPEWNQIINLQVKFPSMCERVKLTVYDWDRLTKDDAIGSTFLNLSKISSSGGEIEDARADTNTVSDLSTAASEIGFLPAFGPCYVNLYGSPREFTGLPDPYDDLNLGKGEGVAYRGRILVELSTELDGKVDKNVDDISSDDILVAQKYQRRRKFSLCAVFHSACMLQEPGEPIQFEVSIGNYGNKMDSTCTPLSSTTQYSFAVFDGNHYYYLPWADTKPVVILTSYWEDVSHRLDSVNVLLFIADRLESHLTSLKTAILAKVPETRLAEIWLKLINHMIEDLESFQLPVLENQSNVTALDLQLKNLRDAAVEGIKEMANRVREEATDVKATVGDIEDWLDRIKQLAEEPQNSMPDVIIWMLRGEKRVAYARVPANQILYSNFSEQARGKHCGRTQTIFMQYPMDKNKGVKVPVQLRVNMWLGLSAHEKKFNSFSEGNFSVYAEMYENQAHVIGKWGTTGLVGRHKFSDVTGKVKLKRERFLPPRGWEWEEDWFVDPERSLLTEADAGHTEFTDEVFQNETRFPGGEWKPASEPYTDVNGEKVPSPADFECPPGWSWEDNWTFDSNKAVDERGWEYGVTIPPDDKPKSWVAAEKMYHVHRRKRLIRPRRKIADKMAVTEKRDLGEGWEYSSLIGWKFHRKERSSDTFRRRRWRRKMVPSDCIGSSAIFRLEGALGVDVDEKASKTDASKVFGANTPTVSCHFSRSYLYHLRVYVYQGRNLCAMDKDSFSDPYAHVSFLHVSKTTEVIRSTLNPTWDQTLIFEDIEIYGDPQSIARNPPDVVVELCDSDQVGKDEPMGRCTCPPVVKLNPSVAVSPKLLWFPVTKKGRSAGEVLMAAELLLKNKADDGNMPLVPPRRGEKLYMVPQGIRPVVQLTAIEVLTWGLRNMKTYQLATVSSPSLIVECGGEIVQTAVIKNFKKNPNFPGSVLLLKVLLPKEEMYTPAIVLKVIDHRPFGRKPVVGQCTIDCLEEFRCDPYRINSEVCMSARVAMIATAQGDVVIDIEESPIMKAELQAEMDEAVDWWSKFYASVGEQQKCGPYLKKGYDTLQVFNSDLEEVPQFQGLTDFCTTFKLKRGKNEDEEDDPTVVGEFKGSFKIYPLPDDPGVPPPPRQFRELPESGPQECLVRIYVVRCLDLQPKDTNGLCDPYIKIALGKKTLDDRDNYKPNTLNPEFGRMFELSCFLPQDKDLKIAVYDYDLLSRDEKVGETVIDLENRLLSHFRPCCGLPQTYCVSGINQWRDQLKPSQILQNVARVRGVPPPRIEGDGSSLSFSGKQYNLQDFEANTVIHPHLGPARERLALHVLRNQGLTPEHVETRTLCSSHQPNLSQGKIQMWVDIFPKSLGLPGPPCDITPRKAKKYILRAIVWNTTNVILDETSITGENMSDIYVKGWMPGMEDNKQKTDVHYRSLDGDGNFNWRFVFDFDYLPAEQLCVVSRKEHFWNLAKTEFRIPPKLIVQIWDNDKFSLDDYLGSVELDLLNLISPAKSPEKCSLKMLPGMAGSPTSKKPPPNSLFSQKSVRGWWPCALEKDGKHVLGGKVEMTLEILEEKEVDERPAGKGRDEPNMNPKLDPPNRPDTSFFWFTNPCKTMKFIVWRRFKWIFIISILLLLVILFFGILFYSLPNYISMKIVKPYS from the exons atGCTGCGGGTCATTGTTGAATCCGCCAGTGGGATCCCCAAAAAGAAACTTGGAAACCCAGATCCAATTGCTGGGGTTGTCTTCAGAG GTGAAAAGAAGAAAACCAAAGCAATTGACAATGAACTGAATCCTGTATGGAATGAA GTGCTCGAATTTGATCTGAAAGGCTCTCCCTTGGATGCATCTTCATTCATCAATGTGGTCGTCAAAGACTATGAGACAATCGGCAAAGACAA GTTCATTGGCTCTGCAAAAATCTCTCTGAGAGACTTGGCCAGTGGTCACACAAAGTCCCTCCCATCCAAGAATGTGCCCTTGCTCAATGAGAAACAACAGCCTGTCGGG GCAGCCATTAATTTGCTCATTGGGTATGAACCACCTGCAAGCAGTACTCCAGACCTAAATGATCAACCTGATGGAGACACAGCTCATGTGGACGGTG GAGGCAGTGATGaaggtgatgagggtgatgagggGGACACAGACGTCGAGGGAGGAGGTCAGAGTGGAAGCCCAGGAGCTCCCACTTCACCAAGCCAGCCTGGGAAACGCAGACACAAGTCAGTCCGTCTCAGGAGCAAGAGGCATAGAGCCTTGGCCAATAAGCCTCAGGACTTCCAG ATTCGCATTCGGGTCATTGAGGGCCGCCAGCTGCCTGGCAATAACATCAAGCCAGTGGTTAAGGTGAATGTATGCGGACAGACTCACAGGACCAGGATTAGAAGAGGAAATAACCCGTTCTTCGACGAG ATGTTTTTCtacaatgttaacatgctgcCCTCAGAACTGTTCGATGAGAGCATTAGTCTACGG GTTTATGACTCGTTCTCTCTCAGAGCTGACAGTCTGATGGGAGAGTTCAAG CTGGATATTGGCTACATCTATGACGAACCAG CTCATGCCATACTGAGGAAATGGCTCCTCCTGAGTGATCCTGATGACTCAAGCTCAGGGGCCAGAGGCTACCTGAAAGTCAGCATAATTGTTGTGGGCACTGGAGACGAGCCACCG ATTGAGAGGAGCGATATAAGTGAAGAGCAGGACGACATAGAAAGCAATCTTTTGGTGCCAGCGGGTGTCACGATGCGATCGGCCACGCTCAGCCTCAAAATCTACCGTGCAGAGGATATGCCACAGA tGGACGATGCCTTTATTCAGACGGTAAAACAGGTCtttggaggagagggagacaggaaAAATTTGGTGGATCCATATGTGGAAGTCAGCTTTGCTGGCAAGAAG ctGTGCACCAAAATCATTGAGAAAAACGCAAATCCAGAGTGGAATCAAATCATCAATCTCCAAGTCAAG TTCCCGTCCATGTGTGAACGTGTGAAGTTGACTGTGTATGACTG GGATCGTTTAACCAAGGATGATGCCATAGGATCAACGTTTTTGAATCTGAGCAAAATATCTTCCTCTGGTGGAGAGATTGAAG ATGCACGAGCTGATACCAACACAGTGTCTGACT TAAGCACTGCAGCATCAGAGATTGGTTTTCTCCCAGCATTTGGGCCATGCTATGTCAACCTGTACGGTAGCCCGAGAGAATTTACTGGCCTGCCTGACCCATACGATGACCTCAACTTGGGGAAG GGTGAAGGGGTCGCCTACAGGGGGAGGATCCTTGTTGAGCTGTCCACTGAGCTGGATGGGAAGGTTGATAAGAATGTGGACGACATCTCCAGTGATGACATCCTGGTGGCACAG AAGTACCAGCGGAGGAGGAAGTTCTCTCTGTGCGCTGTGTTCCACAGTGCGTGCATGCTTCAAGAGCCGGGTGAGCCAATCCAGTTCGAGGTCAGCATTGGTAACTATGGCAACAAGATGGACTCCACCTGCACGCCCCTGTCATCCACCACCCAGtacagctttgctgtgtttgatg GTAATCACTATTATTACCTGCCCTGGGCTGACACTAAGCCTGTAGTGATTCTCACTTCATACTGGGAAGACGTCAGCCACCGTCTAGACTCTGTCAATGTTCTCCTCTTCATCGCTGACAGACTG GAGTCCCACCTCACCTCTTTAAAAACAGCCATACTAGCCAAGGTGCCCGAGACACGTCTGGCAGAGATTTGGCTCAAACTCATCAACCACATGATTGAGGACCTGGAGAG TTTCCAGCTTCCAGTGCTGGAGAACCAGTCCAATGTGACTGCACTGGATCTGCAGTTGAAAAACCTGCGTGATGCTGCCGTGGAGGGTATCAAAGAGATGGCCAATCGAGTGAGAGAGGAAGCCACAGACGTCAAGGCCACTGTTGGTGACATTGAGGACTGGTTGGACAGAATCAAGCAGCTGGCAGAGGAG CCTCAGAACAGCATGCCAGATGTGATCATCTGGATGTTAAGAGGAGAGAAGCGAGTGGCGTATGCTCGAGTACCAGCAAACCAGATCCTGTACTCCAACTTTAGCGAACAGGCGCGTGGCAAACACTGTGGACGGACCCAGACCATTTTCATGCAG TACCCCATGGATAAAAACAAAGGTGTGAAGGTCCCTGTTCAGCTGCGTGTCAACATGTGGCTCGGTCTCTCTGCCCATGAGAAGAAGTTCAACAGCTTCTCAGAGGGAAACTTCAGCGTGTATGCTGAAATG TATGAGAACCAGGCCCATGTTATAGGGAAGTGGGGAACAACTGGCCTGGTTGGTCGCCATAAGTTCTCAGATGTGACTGGAAAGGTTAAACTCAAACGAGAACGCTTTCTGCCCCCACGTGGATGGGAGTGGGAGGAAGACTGGTTTGTTGACCCCGAGCGATC CCTGTTAACAGAAGCAGATGCGGGCCATACAGAGTTCACTGATGAAGTTTTTCAGAATGAAACACGTTTCCCTGGTGGGGAGTGGAAGCCCGCTTCAGAGCCCTACACAGACGTG AACGGAGAAAAGGTTCCAAGCCCAGCAGATTTTGAATGTCCACCGGGATGGAGCTGGGAGGACAACTGGACCTTTGACAGCAACAAGGCTGTAGATGAGAGAG GTTGGGAATACGGAGTCACCATTCCCCCCGATGATAAGCCCAAATCCTGGGTTGCAGCAGAGAAAATGTATCACGTCCATCGTAGGAAGAGACTCATAAGGCCTCGGAGGAAGATAGCTGATAAAATGGCTGTTACTGAG AAACGAGATCTAGGGGAAGGCTGGGAGTACTCCTCCCTGATTGGCTGGAAGTTCCACAGGAAGGAGCGCTCCTCTGACACATTCCGCCGCCGCCGCTGGAGAAGAAAGATGGTCCCATCAGACTGCATTGGGTCCTCTGCCATCTTTAGGCTGGAAGGGGCATTA GGGGTTGATGTTGACGAGAAGGCCAGTAAAACGGATGCATCCAAAGTATTCGGCGCCAACACACCCACTGTTTCCTGCCACTTTAGCC GGTCGTACCTGTACCATCTGAGAGTGTACGTGTATCAGGGGAGGAATCTCTGTGCAATGGACAAAGACAGCTTCTCGG ATCCCTACGCCCATGTGTCATTCCTGCATGTGAGTAAGACCACAGAAGTCATAAGGTCCACTTTGAACCCCACATGGGATCAGACTCTCATCTTTGAGGACATCGAAATCTACGGAGACCCTCAAAGTATCGCCCGCAACCCTCCTGATGTGGTGGTGGAGCTGTGCGACAGTGATCAAGTA GGTAAAGATGAGCCCATGGGTCGCTGTACATGCCCTCCAGTGGTGAAACTGAACCCCAGTGTGGCCGTCAGCCCCAAGCTGCTGTGGTTCCCAGTCACAAAAAAAGGTCGCAGTGCTGGGGAGGTACTGATGGCTGCAGAGCTCCTACTGAAGAACAAG GCGGATGACGGAAATATGCCCCTTGTGCCTCCTCGCCGGGGTGAGAAGCTCTACATGGTTCCCCAGGGAATCAGACCTGTGGTGCAGCTCACTGCGATTGAG GTCTTGACTTGGGGCTTGAGGAACATGAAGACCTACCAGCTGGCCACAGTTTCCTCTCCCAGCTTGATAGTGGAGTGTGGTGGTGAGATCGTTCAAACCGCTGTAATCAAAAACTTCAAAAAGAACCCCAACTTCCCTGGATCGGTGCTGCTGCTCAAAGTG CTGCTTCCCAAAGAGGAGATGTACACCCCTGCCATTGTGCTGAAGGTCATCGACCACCGGCCATTTGGTAGGAAACCAGTAGTGGGTCAGTGCACCATTGACTGCCTGGAGGAGTTCCGCTGTGATCCGTATCGCATTAACAGTGAAGTCTGCATGTCAGCTAGAG TGGCAATGATAGCTACTGCCCAGGGCGATGTTGTCATAGACATTGAGGAGAGTCCCATCATGAAAGCTGAG CTTCAAGCAGAAATG GATGAGGCAGTAGACTGGTGGAGTAAGTTCTACGCTTCTGTTGGAGAGCAGCAAAAGTGTGGGCCTTACCTGAAAAAGGGATACGACACATTGCAG GTATTTAACAGTGACCTAGAGGAGGTTCCTCAGTTCCAGGGACTCACTGATTTCTGCACAACGTTCAAACTTAAGCGAGGAAAGAATGAAGATGAGGAAGATGATCCCACGGTGGTTGGAGAGTTCAAG GGCTCGTTCAAGATTTACCCACTGCCCGATGATCCAGGGGTGCCACCTCCACCCCGCCAGTTTAGAGAGCTCCCTGAGAGCGGACCACAGGAGTGTCTGGTCAGAATTTATGTGGTGCGCTGTCTCGACCTGCAGCCTAAGGATACAAATGGCCTT TGTGACCCATACATTAAGATTGCACTGGGAAAGAAAACACTAGATGACAGAGATAACTACAAACCAAACACCCTGAATCCAGAGTTTGGGAG GATGTTTGAGCTGTCCTGCTTCCTGCCTCAAGACAAGGACCTGAAGATTGCTGTGTATGACTATGACCTACTGAGCAGAGATGAAAAAGTGGGTGAGACAGTCATCGATTTGGAGAATAGACTCCTGTCTCATTTCAGGCCCTGCTGTGGCCTGCCACAGACTTACTGTGT CTCAGGGATCAATCAGTGGAGAGACCAGCTGAAGCCTTCTCAGATCCTCCAGAACGTGGCCAGAGTGAGAGGCGTCCCTCCTCCACGCATAGAGGGAGATGGCAGCTCACTGTCTTTCTCAGGAAAACAATACAACCTGCAAGATTTTG AGGCAAACACTGTGATCCACCCACACTTGGGCCCAGCCAGAGAGAGGCTGGCTCTGCATGTCCTCAGAAACCAGGGCTTGACACCAGAGCATGTGGAGACCAGAACCCTGTGCAGCTCCCACCAACCCAACCTGTCTCAG GGAAAAATTCAAATGTGGGTCGACATTTTCCCCAAGAGCCTTGGTTTGCCAGGTCCTCCATGTGATATCACCCCACGCAAAGCCAAGAA GTACATTTTGCGAGCCATTGTTTGGAACACAACCAATGTCATTCTGGACGAAACAAGCATCACtggtgaaaacatgagtgaCATCTACGTTAAAGG ATGGATGCCAGGCATGGAGGACAACAAGCAGAAGACTGATGTCCACTACAGATCCCTGGATGGTGATGGAAATTTCAACTGGAGGTTCGTCTTTGACTTTGACTACCTCCCGGCAGAACAGCTGTGTGTCGTCTCAAGGAAG GAACATTTCTGGAATCTGGCCAAAACTGAATTCAGGATTCCTCCTAAACTGATTGTCCAGATATGGGACAATGACAAATTCTCCCTGGATGACTACTTAG GTTCAGTTGAGCTGGACCTACTCAATCTGATCTCTCCTGCGAAGAGCCCAGAAAAGTGCAGCCTAAAGATGCTGCCCGGGATGGCGGGCTCACCCACCTCCAAAAAACCACCGCCCAACTCACTCTTCTCCCAGAAGTCTGTGCGAGGCTGGTGGCCATGTGCACTTGAGAAGGATGGGAAACATGTGCTTGGT GGAAAAGTAGAGATGACACTGGAAATActggaggagaaggaggtggATGAGAGACCGGCTGGGAAAGGCAGAGATGAGCCAAACATGAATCCCAAACTGGACCCACCCAA CCGCCCTGACACATCATTCTTCTGGTTTACAAACCCATGCAAGACCATGAAGTTCATCGTTTGGCGCAGATTCAAATGGATTTTCATTATATCGATTCTTCTTCTGCTGGTTATCTTGTTCTTCGGGATCCTGTTTTACTCCCTACCT AACTACATCTCAATGAAGATTGTGAAGCCCTACTCCTAA